The Candidozyma auris chromosome 1, complete sequence genome includes a region encoding these proteins:
- a CDS encoding C2H2-type zinc finger protein encodes MSYPVYYQQEYTARPFMGPSVVDNSQFQHPSYSYQQVQQVQQVPQQMPQRVSQLVDYYQNFQGRSQGSTQMNQSQMNSASPNSVKQYQQGQANLLPHIHTGSTPQPQPQQQLDTPSSQEPKLSPPAFSLQVPVSGQIVSNLAGMAQPQPNYQGFQQQQQQQQQQQQQQQQHQQQQQSAILMQPVVQPVVPSRYSPGSVATGAGSGVAYPLSPSSVSGDVQRRDSDESLKVPGTSINYNSLVSYTVSPASKRRRRSDYKSVGADQASTKHTCQTCGKTFPKPYNLKSHMKTHSTERPYKCSMCPKSFARSHDRKRHEHLHQGVKNFKCEGFLKDGVTKWGCGKTFARSDALARHFRTETGWLCIKPLMDEAKEAEQGRLQTEHPSYFQHSIALPPLQR; translated from the coding sequence ATGTCGTATCCCGTATATTACCAGCAGGAGTACACGGCCAGACCGTTCATGGGCCCCTCGGTGGTGGACAACTCGCAGTTCCAGCATCCTTCCTACTCGTATCAGCAAGTCCAACAAGTCCAGCAAGTTCCTCAGCAAATGCCTCAGCGTGTGTCCCAGCTCGTTGACTATTACCAGAATTTCCAAGGACGCAGTCAGGGAAGCACCCAGATGAATCAGAGTCAGATGAACCTGGCCAGTCCAAATCTGGTGAAGCAGTATCAACAAGGTCAGGCAAACCTCTTGCCCCATATTCACACGGGCTCCACGCCCCAGCCTCAGCCCCAGCAGCAGCTCGATACGCCGTCGTCACAAGAACCCAAACTCTCGCCTCCAGCGTTTTCGTTGCAAGTGCCTGTTTCGGGCCAGATTGTGCTGAACTTGGCTGGAATGGCCCAGCCGCAGCCCAATTACCAGGGTttccagcagcagcagcaacaacaacaacaacaacaacaacaacaacagcaacatcaacagcaacaacagagCGCCATCTTGATGCAGCCCGTGGTGCAGCCCGTGGTCCCCAGCAGGTACTCGCCAGGCCTGGTGGCCACCGGGGCCGGGTCGGGAGTAGCGTACCCGCTCAGCCCGAGCCTGGTTTCGGGAGACGtgcaaagaagagaccTGGACGAGCTGCTCAAGGTGCCAGGGACAAGCATCAACTACAACTCGTTGGTGAGCTACACGGTTTCTCCCGCGAGCAAGCGCCGGCGCCGCTCTGACTATAAGTCTGTAGGGGCCGACCAGGCGCTGACGAAGCACACGTGCCAGACTTGTGGCAAGACGTTTCCCAAGCCCTACAACTTGAAGCTGCACATGAAGACACACTCGACAGAGAGACCGTACAAGTGTCTGATGTGTCCCAAGTCGTTTGCCAGGCTGCACGACCGCAAGAGGCACGAGCACCTCCACCAGGGggtgaagaacttcaaatGTGAAGGGTTTCTCAAGGACGGCGTGACGAAGTGGGGGTGTGGCAAGACGTTTGCGCGGTCCGATGCGCTTGCAAGGCACTTTCGAACCGAAACTGGGTGGCTCTGTATCAAGCCGTTGATGGACGAGGCCAAGGAGGCCGAGCAGGGCCGGCTCCAAACCGAGCACCCGTCGTACTTCCAGCACTCGATCGCGCTTCCGCCGTTACAGAGGTAA